The proteins below are encoded in one region of Nilaparvata lugens isolate BPH chromosome X, ASM1435652v1, whole genome shotgun sequence:
- the LOC120354371 gene encoding uncharacterized protein LOC120354371, whose amino-acid sequence MSFGLDKCAVTHLLKGRLQGLVQEMELIDGSIISALRAGESYQYLGFDQNQAQDTVKIKMALCSEYKRRLRRLWSSELSGKNKVEATNMLAVPVLTYSFGVVKWNLNELQDLDRETRKRMHMERSLHPRSSVARIYLPRHERGRGLLGLENLHNRVALQFACSIQRCSDPLMQLVHDHEVAGVGTFLYKAAQHAADTLGLDFRTDREEEHEPNQLRAGIKTAEFRFLLQQHKDKSLHGVFYRHVEEQGLSKPLTFAFLKSAALKSETEGFILACQDGVINTLSYRSRVMHMDVPDISCRVCQRAPETIMRILSSCSVHATAGYIHRHNAALRVLCYHLRHSYGINKTPVLPYAPGEIGSVVGNERCRIYWNYSFSTTRLLRATKPDVVLLDITSKTMYVIEFSAPAEGNIVTKEEEKQTKYHDLLMELRRLNPGYSVRMVVLIVGVLGGMRPSFLANLRTIPAC is encoded by the coding sequence ATGTCTTTCGGGTTGGACAAGTGTGCAGTAACTCATCTCCTGAAAGGAAGGTTACAGGGCCTGGTGCAGGAAATGGAGCTTATTGATGGAAGCATAATAAGTGCCCTGAGAGCTGGAGAGTCATACCAGTATCTGGGATTTGATCAGAATCAAGCTCAGGATACTGTAAAAATAAAGATGGCTCTCTGCAGTGAGTATAAGAGGAGACTCAGGAGGCTCTGGTCATCTGAGTTATCTGGCAAGAATAAAGTTGAAGCCACCAACATGCTCGCTGTGCCGGTTCTCACCTACTCTTTTGGAGTGGTTAAGTGGAATCTGAATGAGCTCCAGGACCTGGACAGGGAAACCCGAaaaaggatgcacatggagagaAGTTTACATCCCCGCTCTTCTGTTGCCCGAATATACCTGCCAAGGCATGAAAGGGGCAGAGGTCTACTTGGTTTGGAGAATCTGCACAACAGGGTGGCCTTACAGTTTGCCTGCAGCATACAAAGATGCTCTGATCCCCTTATGCAGCTGGTTCATGACCATGAAGTTGCAGGGGTTGGGACCTTCCTATATAAGGCAGCACAGCATGCGGCAGATACCCTTGGTCTCGATTTTCGCACTGATCGGGAGGAGGAGCATGAGCCTAATCAGCTCAGGGCTGGAATAAAGACTGCTGAGTTCAGATTCCTGTTGCAGCAACATAAGGACAAGTCCTTGCATGGTGTTTTCTACAGGCATGTTGAGGAGCAAGGCTTGTCCAAGCCACTGACTTTTGCTTTTCTGAAGTCAGCAGCCCTGAAATCTGAGACTGAGGGTTTCATACTGGCATGTCAAGATGGTGTCATCAACACATTGTCATACCGCAGCAGAGTAATGCACATGGATGTTCCTGATATCAGTTGCAGGGTGTGTCAGAGAGCACCAGAGACGATCATGCGCATCCTGTCTTCTTGTTCTGTGCATGCAACTGCAGGCTACATCCATCGACATAATGCTGCTCTGCGAGTGCTCTGTTACCATCTTAGACACTCATATGGTATCAACAAAACACCAGTGCTGCCTTATGCCCCAGGGGAGATTGGATCTGTTGTGGGAAATGAGAGGTGCcgaatttattggaattactCATTCTCTACCACCAGGCTTTTAAGAGCCACAAAGCCTGATGTTGTCCTCCTTGACATCACTTCGAAGACAATGTATGTCATTGAGTTTTCAGCACCAGCTGAGGGTAACATTGTCaccaaagaggaggaaaaacagACGAAATATCATGACCTACTAATGGAGCTGCGCAGGCTAAACCCAGGCTACTCTGTGAGAATGGTGGTGTTGATTGTAGGTGTACTGGGAGGCATGAGACCTTCATTTTTGGCCAACCTTAGAACAATTCCAGCCTGTTAG